From the genome of Bacillus thermozeamaize:
TGTGCGTGACCATGATCACGGTCAGCCGCTCCTCCTGGTGCAGCCGCTTGATCAGGGCCAAAATTTCCTGCCTGCCGCGCGGATCCAGACCGGCCGTCGGTTCATCCAGAATCAGAATCTTGGGCCGCATCGCCAGAACACCAGCCAGGGCCACCCGGCGGCGTTCGCCGCCGCTCAAGGCAAATGGCGAACGGGTCAGCATCTCCCGTTTTAAACCCACCAGCTCAATGGCCTGCATGACACTTTGGCGGACAAGCTCCTCCGGCCAACCCAGCTGTTTGGGGCCGAAGGCGACATCTTTTTCCACCGTCTCCTCAAACAGTTGGTGCTCCGGATATTGAAAAACCATGCCCACAAACCTGCGCAATTGCTGCAGGTTGCTCTTCTGGCTTGTGATCACGATCTGTCCAATTTGCACGCGCCCCCGCGTGGGCCGCAACAGCCCGTTGAGGTGCTGGATCAGCGTAGATTTGCCGGAACCGGTGTGGCCCACGATCGCCACGTAGCTTCCCGAGGCGATCTTCAGGCTGACGTCCTTCAGCGCGATCCGTTCAAAGGCGGTTCCCGGTTTATAGATGTGTGTCAATTCTTGGATAATAATGTCCATAACGCTTCCACCAACTGTTCACGATGGAGGATCTTTTCGTCCAGGGGAATTCCGTGTCTTCGCAATCGTTCAGCCAGTTCAACGGCAAAAGGCACCTCCAGGCCGGCCGCAAGGAGGGCTTCCCGGTTTAAGAGGATCTCCTCCGGCGGCCCCTGCATCTGGATGCGTCCTTCCTGCATGACCACGACCCGGTCCGCGCAGAGGGCTTCCTCCATGAAGTGGGTGATCTGAATCACGCAGATGCCTTCCTGCCGGTTCAACTGGCGCACCGCCCGCATCACTTCCTGCCTGCCGCTGGGGTCCAGCATGGCCGTGGCCTCATCCAGGATGATGATCGTCGGCCGCATGGCCAAAATCCCGGCAATGGCCAGCCGTTGTTTCTGTCCGCCCGAAAGCTGATGCGGCTCCCGCTCAGCCAGATGCTGAATGTCCAGCTTTTTCAACGATTCATCCACTCGTTGCCGCATCTCTTCGTATGCTACGCCCAGGTTCTCCAGGCCAAAGGCCACATCCTCTTCCACTGTGGTGCCGACAATCTGGTTATCCGGGTTTTGAAAAACCATCCCCGCTTGCCGGCGTATCTCCCAGCGGCACGAATCGTCTCTCGTATCCATTCCGCACACCAGTACCTGGCCCTCAGAAGGGGTCAAGAGGGCGTTCAGCTGTTTGGCCAGGGTGGATTTACCGGAACCGTTGTGTCC
Proteins encoded in this window:
- a CDS encoding energy-coupling factor transporter ATPase; protein product: MDIIIQELTHIYKPGTAFERIALKDVSLKIASGSYVAIVGHTGSGKSTLIQHLNGLLRPTRGRVQIGQIVITSQKSNLQQLRRFVGMVFQYPEHQLFEETVEKDVAFGPKQLGWPEELVRQSVMQAIELVGLKREMLTRSPFALSGGERRRVALAGVLAMRPKILILDEPTAGLDPRGRQEILALIKRLHQEERLTVIMVTHSMEDAARYAEQIVVMKEGQLLIAGTPEEVFAREELLLAAGLALPEPARLVKELNERLATPLPLCMTVDELEKEILARLVKEGV
- a CDS encoding energy-coupling factor transporter ATPase; amino-acid sequence: MPAPHPVVQTRRLSFSYQAGDIREVNAVLKEINLQVAPGEYLVILGHNGSGKSTLAKQLNALLTPSEGQVLVCGMDTRDDSCRWEIRRQAGMVFQNPDNQIVGTTVEEDVAFGLENLGVAYEEMRQRVDESLKKLDIQHLAEREPHQLSGGQKQRLAIAGILAMRPTIIILDEATAMLDPSGRQEVMRAVRQLNRQEGICVIQITHFMEEALCADRVVVMQEGRIQMQGPPEEILLNREALLAAGLEVPFAVELAERLRRHGIPLDEKILHREQLVEALWTLLSKN